A single genomic interval of Porphyromonas sp. oral taxon 275 harbors:
- a CDS encoding 3'-5' exonuclease — MTKTTQTTTKRTKSTSKSSKRSSSKGQRTEHPEGAEIKEQKRRKEQPKVQLHPPYLYPSHILESELEALPLAKCPVPLHVITDKEEARKAIAKIRRHEVIGIDTETRPSFTQGIRYEVSLLQIATPTDCYLFRLNLIGFSVALANLLSDEKILKIGLSLSDDVRCLRRLRPFEPGSFVELQKLCFGYGIRELGLQKIYAILFKERMSKASRMSNWEAKELSPAQIHYAALDAWAALRIFLELRQQPNPSPVYFALL; from the coding sequence ATGACGAAGACTACGCAGACGACAACGAAGAGGACGAAGAGTACCTCTAAAAGCAGCAAGCGCAGCAGCTCCAAGGGCCAGCGCACCGAGCACCCAGAGGGAGCCGAGATCAAGGAGCAGAAGCGCCGCAAGGAGCAGCCCAAGGTACAGCTCCACCCACCCTACCTCTACCCGAGCCATATCCTCGAGAGCGAACTCGAGGCACTCCCCCTGGCTAAGTGCCCCGTCCCCCTGCACGTCATCACCGACAAGGAGGAGGCACGCAAGGCCATCGCCAAGATACGCCGCCACGAGGTCATCGGCATCGACACCGAGACGCGCCCGAGCTTCACGCAGGGCATACGCTACGAGGTATCGCTACTGCAGATAGCCACCCCCACGGACTGCTACCTCTTCCGACTGAACCTCATCGGCTTCTCCGTAGCGCTGGCGAACCTCCTCTCGGATGAGAAGATCCTCAAGATCGGCCTGAGCCTCTCGGACGATGTGCGCTGCCTGAGACGTCTGCGCCCCTTCGAGCCCGGCTCCTTCGTCGAGCTGCAGAAGCTCTGCTTCGGCTACGGCATACGCGAGCTCGGCCTGCAGAAGATCTACGCCATCCTCTTCAAGGAGCGCATGAGCAAGGCCTCCCGGATGAGCAACTGGGAGGCCAAGGAGCTCAGCCCCGCACAGATCCACTACGCTGCCCTCGACGCCTGGGCCGCGCTGCGCATCTTCCTCGAGCTCCGTCAGCAGCCCAATCCCTCGCCCGTATACTTTGCCCTGCTCTAG
- a CDS encoding DUF5063 domain-containing protein has product MESKEQVTGTLYTTEVLEFAALGVKTAALLEGRSLEKRPFIEQALSLLPQLYYATLRLPDYLYNAEEDLVPEFVSEESYERIRLGIASLLDEDDSFLSCQGEEMQYSDTPLAVFVSEYLADVYQQVGNLLGVLRDENERALPAAIGRCILYFREYWGAHLLEALTSLHRTYTQLLRLEEDDEDYADDNEEDEEYL; this is encoded by the coding sequence ATGGAATCAAAGGAACAAGTCACCGGGACCCTCTACACGACCGAGGTCCTAGAGTTTGCTGCCCTTGGGGTGAAGACAGCCGCCCTACTCGAGGGACGCTCCCTAGAGAAGCGCCCCTTCATCGAGCAGGCGCTCAGCCTACTCCCCCAGCTCTACTACGCGACGCTCCGACTGCCCGACTACCTATATAATGCGGAGGAGGACCTAGTCCCTGAGTTCGTCAGCGAGGAGAGCTACGAGCGTATACGCCTTGGTATCGCCTCCCTGCTGGACGAGGATGATAGCTTCCTCTCCTGCCAGGGCGAGGAGATGCAGTACAGCGATACGCCGCTGGCGGTCTTCGTCTCGGAGTACCTGGCTGATGTCTACCAGCAGGTGGGCAACCTCCTCGGGGTGCTACGCGATGAGAACGAGCGCGCCCTCCCGGCAGCCATCGGGCGCTGTATCCTTTACTTCCGCGAATACTGGGGAGCGCATCTACTCGAGGCCTTGACCTCGCTCCATCGCACCTACACCCAGCTCCTCCGACTAGAAGAAGATGACGAAGACTACGCAGACGACAACGAAGAGGACGAAGAGTACCTCTAA
- the sprA gene encoding cell surface protein SprA, with translation MRRSCVVYVVCLGLGLAPSSQPSAAQRLASALDSTALSLSYRGGLLEQRFVYDPRTQLYLLTSYVAGQPLGEAVPYTREEYLRLRAQWGEARYWAELNKEGGVRAQGFDPLSLRPQRVSAIDRAFGPGGLQLTLQGSVELRGGVRSVVNPNPLLSQRARRREDFDFGEQIQASLDARLGTRLGLKLHYNSSSTFSVDSRQLRLRYEGREDDILRFVELGQVQLQSRNRLIHGGGSALGLRAQMQLGRLTADLLVSQQRSQLHTLQTQGGVQTQEFSCRSSDYDASRHFFLSGFFRARYEEALRQLPHIRSAVRITRVELWVTNRRGDYSASRSLLALAQLADPARGDTQQPPHNEAGLGYRRLSALPQLRMLGGVETTLAGTGLRASWDYEALEHARRLEPSEYTLQPELGYISLKTALAPDEVLAAAFEYSYEGRIYRVGDFARGDVGAQGGRLFVSLLKGTEPSPETPYGSLMMRNVYRIGSGTTKLEPKGFELEINYQDAATGLSLPYLSEGPLKGQTLRSLLGLDRLDRSGVQRPDGHFDFVEGYTVRSSEGLIIFPTLEPFGKTLEGLLGSEPWKGRYSYPELYSQTKAEAARVTAKDRYQLRVRYEGRTLGELDLGRREVDPESLRLRAAGQELKPGVDYLLDASAGKVRILNQQLLESNTPIEVSLQGAAEQAMTRRNLVGLELNYELSKQLKLGATLMHLSEQPGSSRLRVGQELLRNTMWGAHLSYEAESMRLTDWLNKLSWGHFTVPSRIQLTGQFAQLHAGTGTDGYDDGASSLDDFEQARSGIDLMNPMSWHLAATPVTLSPRLGQGLAQNGERALLSWFSIDPIFSQHRSSQTPAYIRNNPDLVSNHFVRDVLSSELYPYREQLLSQASYLPTLSLSYYPRERGPYNLNAAALTTEGYIAEPERSWAGITRRVDQTDFDQAGIDYLECWLMDPFVYEPTARGGSLFINLGEISEDVLPDGYKAYENGLPLTDDPASTRSTLWGRVSTQPSVGYSFATSAEGLRKQDVGLDGLASAAEQSHPSYGSYLAQLRSRMSAATLSRWGQQPMSPLRDPAGDDFHHYRGSDYDAAQLPILERYKYYNGTEGNSTDADYAASASPDTEDINRDNSLNEANRYYEYEVKLSPEALRVGQGFVVGERKVDVQLRNGQTSEVRWYQLRIPLQAPTRRVGGIEDWRSIRFMRLYLRGFDRTTQLRFGALRLMRGDWRAWQGSLGEEQGAAAAAAPSVEDGGLLVSSVNIEEHGDRRPINYVSPPTSARQLGQRLGQSQLQNEQALSLKLRELEPQQARAVYRSVQYDLRRYGRLQLFVHAEQLLEQPTDTQDDELQLFLRLGSDYTRNYYEYSLPLKLTAPGRYANELASDRARVWPLANMIDLALEQLPQLKQRRNALAATRPEQLYRRYSEPDPEHQAAQWSVLGNPSLAHVRSLMIGVRNRSGQVRSAEIWVNELRAKDYSAPGGWAGSGQLGLQLSDLGTANVRAHYQSAGFGAIDQARAQQSLESRKSLSLSLRADLGKLLPQGVKLRAPIYYALNSEEARPEYASGAEDLRLSEVLDAAPTEAERHALLQRNQRGRSSQSLSLTGLRLEQRSRKAMPYDPANLSLSFMQNSSQEHSPETEYRRTLDWQGSLNYDYSPSWEAWRPFRSLSGAGAWRQFLRQYGLKLWPEKLSLQTSMQRHYDEEQLRSITPQGVEPSALAPSWSQLFLWNRRLDLSWTPLTDLHLSLQAGTDTRIEEPHRQVNRQLDPDGWRVWRDSVLESIAAGGTPLHYGQQTSLSWQLPTTRIAPLSFLTGQLSYHASYTWDRGTLLPLETEQLSNSLSNEGSTELQLRLQLRKLYQQIPYLRRLEQRYGSSGSGKPQGVTSWLDRLVYTLLMPRELSLHWRHSQHSLVTGYLPLIGSLGGQVQQSSGGLSPGLPFALGLSTLETLEQLARRGELVADASYARPPVYSLTRSLDLKATLQPLRDLTITLTANHTRTERTELQYYYPEAPRLYGGDFTMTTIGLRGFFAQPRLEAGYRSASFERFLDYRARIAARQHARSPEPLVQLEANDPAVLIPAFRAAYGLAGGAEGVSLEALPGLGSLLPNWNIYYSGLSRLPLLSRYLRSVVLRHAYRGVYTVGAYNSFGDWQGTDPDGLGLRPQTEGRAPRLSYAYDLGSVALQESFFPLIGLDLTWLNGLGLSTQWRRSRGLVLGLSAQSIVETFSDELALDLGYKVADLTELLRPGRSRRRSPRGAVGRGLILKSYYSYQRSLSLIRRIEELYTQSLAATDEHRLRFSAEYELSSLVSLRAYYEWTRSRSQVSSYAFPITLRSYGLSLRLSLPSSLGR, from the coding sequence GTGCGTCGGAGCTGCGTCGTCTATGTCGTCTGTCTCGGGCTGGGCCTCGCGCCTAGCTCGCAGCCCTCAGCGGCACAGCGCCTAGCCAGCGCCCTCGACAGCACCGCCCTGAGCCTGAGCTACCGAGGCGGGCTCCTAGAGCAGCGCTTCGTTTACGATCCCCGCACCCAGCTCTATCTGCTGACCAGCTACGTCGCAGGGCAGCCTCTCGGCGAGGCCGTGCCCTATACTCGGGAGGAGTATCTGAGGCTACGGGCGCAGTGGGGAGAGGCGCGCTACTGGGCGGAGCTCAATAAGGAGGGAGGCGTACGGGCGCAGGGCTTCGACCCGCTCAGCCTCCGTCCGCAGCGGGTCTCGGCGATTGACCGCGCCTTTGGCCCAGGAGGCCTGCAGCTCACCCTTCAGGGCTCTGTAGAGCTGAGGGGCGGGGTGCGCAGTGTCGTCAATCCCAATCCGCTGCTCAGCCAGCGGGCGCGTCGTCGGGAGGACTTTGACTTCGGCGAACAGATACAGGCCAGCCTCGATGCACGCCTCGGGACCCGCCTCGGGCTCAAGCTCCACTACAATAGCAGCTCTACCTTCAGCGTTGACAGCCGGCAGCTGCGCCTGCGCTATGAGGGCCGAGAGGATGACATCCTGCGCTTCGTCGAGCTCGGGCAGGTCCAGCTCCAGTCGCGCAATCGCCTGATCCATGGCGGTGGCTCCGCACTTGGACTGCGGGCACAGATGCAGCTGGGACGCCTGACGGCCGACCTGCTGGTGAGCCAGCAGCGCAGCCAGCTGCATACGCTCCAGACGCAGGGCGGGGTGCAGACGCAGGAGTTCAGCTGCCGCTCCAGTGACTATGATGCCTCGCGGCACTTCTTCCTCTCGGGCTTCTTCCGTGCACGCTATGAGGAGGCGCTGCGCCAGCTTCCGCACATACGCTCAGCGGTGCGTATCACGCGTGTGGAGCTCTGGGTGACCAATAGACGCGGCGACTACAGCGCTTCGCGTAGTCTGCTGGCGCTGGCGCAGCTGGCCGATCCTGCCCGAGGAGATACGCAGCAGCCCCCGCACAACGAGGCGGGCTTGGGCTACCGCAGGCTGAGTGCCCTACCTCAGCTCCGCATGCTAGGCGGCGTCGAGACGACGCTGGCGGGGACGGGGCTACGCGCTAGCTGGGACTACGAGGCGCTGGAGCATGCGCGACGTCTCGAGCCCAGCGAGTACACGCTGCAGCCCGAGCTCGGCTACATCAGTCTCAAGACGGCGCTAGCGCCCGACGAGGTGCTGGCGGCGGCCTTCGAGTACAGCTATGAGGGACGTATCTATCGGGTGGGGGACTTTGCTCGTGGCGATGTGGGGGCTCAGGGTGGGCGCCTCTTCGTCTCGCTCTTGAAGGGGACGGAGCCGAGCCCCGAGACGCCCTACGGCTCCTTGATGATGCGCAATGTCTACCGCATCGGCTCGGGGACGACGAAGCTCGAGCCTAAGGGCTTCGAGCTCGAGATCAACTATCAGGATGCCGCTACGGGGCTTAGCCTCCCGTACCTAAGTGAGGGTCCGCTGAAGGGGCAGACGCTTCGTAGCCTCCTCGGCCTCGACCGCCTCGACCGTAGCGGGGTGCAGCGCCCCGATGGGCACTTTGACTTTGTCGAGGGCTACACAGTGCGCAGTAGTGAGGGGCTCATCATCTTCCCCACGCTGGAGCCCTTCGGGAAGACCCTCGAGGGGCTGCTGGGCTCTGAGCCATGGAAGGGGCGCTACAGCTACCCCGAGCTCTACAGCCAGACGAAGGCAGAGGCTGCGCGCGTGACGGCTAAGGACAGATACCAGCTGCGGGTGCGCTACGAGGGACGTACCCTCGGGGAACTCGACCTCGGGCGCCGTGAGGTAGACCCCGAGTCCCTGCGTCTACGTGCTGCAGGGCAGGAGCTGAAGCCCGGAGTTGACTACCTCCTCGACGCCAGCGCGGGTAAGGTACGCATCCTCAACCAGCAGCTCCTCGAGAGCAATACGCCCATAGAGGTCTCGCTGCAAGGCGCAGCCGAGCAGGCGATGACGCGCCGCAACCTCGTGGGGCTGGAGCTAAACTACGAGCTCAGCAAGCAGCTGAAGCTGGGCGCGACCCTCATGCACCTCAGCGAGCAGCCTGGGAGCAGTCGCCTCCGGGTGGGGCAGGAGCTGCTGCGCAATACCATGTGGGGCGCGCATCTGAGCTACGAGGCCGAGAGCATGCGCCTGACTGACTGGCTCAATAAGCTCAGCTGGGGGCACTTCACCGTCCCCTCTCGCATCCAGCTGACGGGGCAGTTCGCTCAGCTCCACGCGGGGACGGGGACGGACGGCTATGATGATGGGGCGAGCAGCTTGGATGACTTCGAGCAGGCACGTAGCGGCATCGACCTGATGAACCCGATGAGCTGGCACCTCGCCGCTACCCCCGTGACGCTCAGCCCGCGCTTGGGGCAGGGGCTGGCGCAGAACGGCGAGCGGGCACTGCTCTCGTGGTTCAGCATCGACCCGATATTCTCGCAGCACCGCAGCAGCCAGACCCCCGCCTACATACGCAACAACCCCGACCTCGTCAGCAACCACTTCGTCCGCGACGTGCTGAGCTCGGAGCTCTATCCCTACCGTGAGCAGCTCCTCAGCCAGGCGAGCTATCTCCCGACGCTCTCCCTAAGCTATTACCCCAGGGAGCGCGGCCCCTACAACCTCAATGCCGCAGCCCTCACCACCGAGGGCTATATCGCCGAGCCCGAGCGCAGCTGGGCCGGGATCACACGGAGGGTAGACCAGACGGACTTCGACCAGGCGGGTATTGACTACCTCGAGTGCTGGCTGATGGATCCTTTCGTCTATGAGCCTACAGCACGTGGCGGCTCGCTCTTCATCAACCTCGGGGAGATCTCGGAGGATGTCCTTCCCGATGGCTACAAGGCCTATGAGAACGGCCTCCCGCTGACCGATGATCCCGCCTCGACGCGCAGCACGCTCTGGGGGCGCGTCTCCACACAACCCAGTGTGGGCTATAGCTTCGCTACCTCAGCCGAGGGCCTGAGGAAGCAGGACGTCGGCCTTGACGGCCTTGCCTCGGCGGCCGAGCAGAGCCATCCCAGCTACGGCAGTTACCTCGCCCAGCTGCGCAGCCGTATGAGTGCCGCGACCCTCTCCCGCTGGGGACAGCAGCCCATGAGCCCGCTGAGGGACCCTGCAGGGGATGACTTCCACCACTACAGAGGCTCTGACTACGATGCCGCTCAGCTACCCATCCTCGAGCGCTACAAGTACTATAATGGTACGGAGGGCAACTCGACGGATGCCGACTATGCAGCCAGCGCGAGCCCCGACACCGAGGATATCAATAGAGACAATAGCCTGAACGAGGCCAACCGCTACTATGAGTATGAGGTCAAGCTAAGCCCCGAGGCGCTACGCGTCGGGCAGGGCTTCGTCGTCGGCGAGCGTAAGGTCGATGTGCAGCTACGCAATGGGCAGACCTCGGAGGTGCGCTGGTACCAGCTGCGTATCCCGCTGCAGGCGCCTACGCGCCGGGTCGGGGGCATCGAGGACTGGCGTAGCATACGCTTTATGCGCCTTTACCTCAGGGGCTTCGATAGGACGACGCAGCTACGCTTCGGGGCACTCCGCCTGATGCGGGGGGACTGGCGCGCCTGGCAGGGGAGCCTCGGGGAAGAGCAGGGGGCGGCAGCTGCCGCGGCTCCGAGCGTAGAGGATGGCGGCCTGCTCGTCTCCTCGGTCAATATCGAGGAGCATGGGGATCGCCGCCCGATCAACTACGTCTCGCCTCCCACCAGCGCCCGCCAGCTGGGGCAGCGACTAGGGCAGAGCCAGCTGCAGAACGAGCAGGCGCTCTCGCTCAAGCTCCGTGAGCTCGAGCCGCAGCAGGCACGCGCCGTCTACCGCAGCGTGCAGTACGACCTCAGGCGCTACGGGCGCTTGCAGCTCTTCGTCCACGCTGAGCAGCTCCTCGAGCAGCCGACGGACACCCAGGACGATGAGCTCCAGCTCTTCCTCCGCTTAGGCTCGGACTACACGCGCAACTACTATGAGTACAGCCTCCCGCTCAAGCTCACCGCCCCGGGACGCTATGCCAATGAGCTGGCCTCCGACCGTGCTCGGGTGTGGCCCCTAGCCAATATGATCGACCTTGCCCTAGAGCAGTTGCCGCAGCTCAAGCAGCGACGTAATGCTCTCGCGGCTACCCGTCCCGAGCAACTCTATCGGCGCTACAGTGAGCCCGACCCCGAGCACCAAGCGGCCCAGTGGAGCGTGCTTGGCAACCCCAGCCTAGCGCATGTCCGCTCGCTGATGATCGGTGTGCGCAATCGTTCGGGGCAGGTGCGCAGTGCTGAGATCTGGGTCAATGAACTCCGTGCCAAGGACTATAGCGCTCCTGGGGGATGGGCAGGTAGCGGACAGCTGGGGCTCCAGCTCTCGGATCTAGGTACGGCTAATGTCAGAGCGCACTATCAATCGGCGGGCTTTGGCGCTATTGACCAGGCGCGCGCGCAGCAGTCCTTGGAGTCACGCAAGAGCCTAAGCCTCTCGCTGCGTGCCGACCTGGGGAAGCTCCTGCCGCAGGGCGTGAAGCTCCGTGCCCCCATCTACTATGCGCTCAATAGCGAGGAGGCGCGCCCCGAATACGCCTCGGGAGCGGAGGACCTACGCCTTAGTGAGGTGCTGGATGCCGCACCTACGGAGGCGGAGCGGCACGCCCTGCTGCAGCGCAATCAGCGTGGGCGCAGTAGCCAAAGCCTCTCACTGACGGGACTTCGCCTTGAGCAGCGCTCCCGCAAGGCTATGCCTTATGACCCAGCCAACCTTTCCCTTAGCTTTATGCAGAATAGCAGCCAGGAGCACAGCCCCGAGACGGAGTACCGCCGCACGCTCGATTGGCAGGGTAGCCTCAACTACGACTATAGCCCGAGCTGGGAAGCCTGGCGCCCCTTCCGTAGCCTCTCAGGTGCGGGCGCCTGGCGGCAGTTCCTCAGGCAGTATGGTCTCAAGCTCTGGCCCGAGAAGCTCAGCCTACAGACCAGCATGCAGCGCCACTATGATGAGGAGCAGCTGCGCAGCATCACGCCGCAGGGCGTGGAACCGAGTGCGCTGGCGCCTAGCTGGTCGCAGCTCTTCCTCTGGAACCGACGTCTAGACCTCAGCTGGACGCCACTCACCGACCTCCACCTTAGTCTACAGGCAGGAACCGATACACGTATCGAGGAGCCGCACCGCCAGGTCAATCGCCAGCTCGACCCCGATGGCTGGCGGGTCTGGCGCGACTCTGTCCTAGAGAGCATCGCCGCGGGAGGTACGCCGCTGCACTATGGGCAGCAGACGAGCCTCAGCTGGCAGCTCCCGACGACACGCATCGCGCCGCTCTCCTTCCTCACGGGTCAGCTCAGCTATCACGCTAGCTATACCTGGGATCGGGGTACGCTGCTCCCACTAGAGACCGAGCAGCTGAGCAATAGCCTAAGTAATGAGGGAAGTACCGAGCTGCAGCTACGCCTGCAGCTACGCAAGCTCTATCAACAAATCCCCTACCTGCGCCGCCTCGAGCAGCGCTATGGCTCGAGTGGCAGCGGCAAGCCGCAAGGTGTGACCTCCTGGCTCGACCGACTCGTCTACACCCTCCTGATGCCGCGGGAGCTCAGCCTCCACTGGCGACACAGCCAGCACAGCCTCGTCACGGGCTATCTGCCCCTCATCGGGAGCCTAGGGGGGCAGGTACAGCAGTCTAGTGGAGGCCTTAGCCCAGGGCTGCCCTTTGCCCTCGGGCTAAGCACGCTCGAGACGCTGGAACAGCTCGCGCGCCGTGGAGAGCTGGTAGCAGACGCTAGCTACGCCCGTCCGCCCGTCTATAGCCTGACGCGTAGCCTAGACCTCAAGGCCACCCTGCAGCCGCTGCGCGACCTCACGATCACCCTTACAGCCAACCACACACGCACCGAGCGCACCGAGCTCCAGTACTACTATCCCGAGGCTCCACGGCTCTATGGCGGGGACTTCACGATGACGACGATTGGCCTCAGGGGCTTCTTCGCCCAGCCCCGACTAGAGGCAGGCTATCGCTCGGCGAGCTTCGAGCGCTTCCTCGACTACAGGGCACGGATCGCCGCGCGACAGCATGCCCGCAGTCCCGAGCCCTTGGTGCAGCTGGAGGCGAATGATCCCGCGGTCTTGATCCCCGCCTTCCGTGCCGCCTATGGCCTAGCTGGAGGAGCCGAAGGCGTGAGCCTCGAGGCACTGCCAGGCCTTGGGAGCCTGCTCCCCAACTGGAACATCTATTATTCGGGACTAAGCCGTCTGCCGCTCCTCAGCCGCTACCTACGCAGCGTCGTCCTGCGCCATGCCTATCGCGGCGTCTACACGGTCGGGGCTTACAATAGCTTCGGTGACTGGCAGGGCACAGATCCCGACGGGCTGGGACTGCGGCCTCAGACGGAGGGCAGAGCACCGCGCCTCAGCTACGCCTATGACCTCGGGAGCGTGGCCCTGCAGGAGAGCTTCTTCCCCCTGATTGGGCTGGATCTGACCTGGCTTAATGGTCTTGGCCTCAGTACGCAGTGGCGTCGTAGTCGTGGCCTCGTGCTTGGGCTGAGCGCCCAGAGTATCGTGGAGACCTTCTCCGACGAACTGGCGCTGGACCTCGGCTATAAGGTGGCTGATCTCACCGAACTCTTGCGCCCCGGGCGCAGCCGTCGACGGAGCCCGAGAGGGGCTGTAGGTCGCGGCCTTATCCTTAAATCCTACTACAGCTACCAGCGCAGCCTAAGCCTCATCCGCCGCATCGAGGAGCTCTACACGCAGAGCCTCGCGGCGACAGACGAGCATCGCCTGCGCTTCAGCGCTGAGTACGAGCTGAGCAGCCTTGTCAGCCTGCGTGCCTACTACGAGTGGACCCGCAGCCGCAGTCAGGTCAGCAGCTATGCCTTCCCCATCACGCTGCGTAGCTACGGTCTCAGCCTACGTCTCTCGCTTCCTAGTTCGCTAGGACGCTAG
- a CDS encoding class I SAM-dependent rRNA methyltransferase: MKYPTVHLYPRKEESLQRLHPWIFSGAIARIEGQPTEGSLVEVRDSRGTSRGFGHYASGSIAVRMLTFEPSTEIDRAFYRERLSEALRLRVSSHLLRPEGTECPNTCYRLVHGEGDGLPGLIIDVYGSTAVMQAHSLGMHLIRQTLAEVLMEVYQSEAAPIPLEAVYYKSETTLPTQELRELAEDGFLIGHSEAQPVYEHGIRFIPDWLKGQKTGFFIDQRDNRQLVADYASGRRVLNAFCYTGGFSIYALHAGAQQVDSLDSSAKAMYLTEEHVALNFGKDCPRHRSITQDAFEYLEQMPQDAYDLIILDPPAFAKHRKVLRNALMGYRKINTLAFKKVAPGGIVFTFSCSQAVSKEEFRLAVFTAAASSGRRVRILHQLTQPVDHPINIYHPEGEYLKGLVLYVE, encoded by the coding sequence ATGAAGTACCCCACTGTACATCTATATCCTCGCAAGGAGGAGTCCCTACAGCGCCTCCATCCCTGGATCTTCTCGGGGGCTATAGCCCGCATCGAGGGGCAGCCCACTGAGGGCTCGCTCGTCGAGGTACGTGACAGCCGCGGCACCAGCCGCGGCTTCGGGCACTACGCCTCGGGCAGCATCGCCGTACGTATGCTCACCTTCGAGCCCTCCACGGAGATCGACCGAGCCTTCTACCGCGAGCGCCTGAGCGAGGCCCTACGCCTACGCGTCAGCAGCCACCTGCTGCGCCCCGAGGGGACAGAGTGCCCCAATACCTGCTACCGCCTCGTCCATGGCGAGGGCGACGGCCTACCCGGGCTCATCATCGACGTCTACGGCAGCACCGCCGTGATGCAGGCTCACAGCCTAGGGATGCACCTCATCCGCCAGACGCTCGCCGAGGTCCTCATGGAGGTCTACCAGAGCGAAGCGGCGCCCATCCCCCTAGAGGCCGTCTACTACAAGTCCGAGACGACGCTCCCCACGCAGGAGCTGCGCGAGCTGGCCGAGGACGGCTTCCTCATCGGCCACAGCGAGGCGCAGCCCGTCTATGAGCACGGCATACGCTTCATCCCCGACTGGCTCAAGGGACAGAAGACGGGCTTCTTCATCGACCAGCGTGACAACCGCCAGCTCGTGGCCGACTACGCCTCAGGCCGTCGCGTGCTCAATGCCTTCTGCTACACGGGCGGCTTCTCCATCTATGCCCTCCATGCTGGAGCCCAGCAGGTGGACTCGCTAGACAGCTCGGCCAAGGCGATGTACCTCACCGAGGAGCATGTGGCGCTGAACTTCGGCAAGGACTGCCCACGTCACCGCTCCATCACGCAGGATGCCTTCGAGTACCTGGAGCAGATGCCCCAGGATGCCTATGACCTGATTATCCTTGATCCGCCTGCCTTCGCCAAGCATCGCAAGGTGCTACGCAATGCCCTGATGGGCTACCGCAAGATCAATACCCTTGCCTTCAAGAAGGTAGCCCCTGGCGGGATCGTCTTCACCTTCAGCTGCTCTCAGGCGGTGTCCAAGGAGGAGTTCCGCCTGGCGGTCTTCACCGCCGCAGCCAGCTCGGGACGCCGCGTACGCATCCTGCACCAGCTGACGCAGCCCGTGGATCATCCCATCAATATCTATCACCCCGAGGGCGAATACCTCAAGGGGCTCGTGCTCTACGTTGAATAG
- the ruvA gene encoding Holliday junction branch migration protein RuvA has protein sequence MIAYLKGLYTELSPTAVTVECAGVGYAVSISLTTYSALMGQREGRLLITEIIREDAHLLYGFATSAEQELFRHLMSVSGVGPNTARIILSSYPPMELNSIITLGQIEPLKAIKGIGLKTAQRILVDLRGKLPPMDELPADEARPSGASASARSRQQPLDTATPSEAISALKMLGFPEAAAQKVVRQLIASDPTISVEELIKQSLKLL, from the coding sequence ATGATTGCTTACCTCAAAGGACTATATACCGAGCTGAGCCCTACGGCTGTGACCGTGGAGTGCGCAGGCGTCGGCTACGCCGTCTCCATATCGCTGACGACCTACTCTGCCCTGATGGGGCAGCGCGAGGGGCGGCTGCTCATCACGGAGATCATCCGTGAGGACGCCCATCTGCTCTACGGCTTCGCCACGAGCGCAGAGCAGGAGCTCTTCCGTCACCTCATGAGCGTCTCGGGTGTCGGGCCCAATACGGCGCGCATCATCCTCAGCTCGTACCCTCCTATGGAGCTCAATAGCATCATCACCCTCGGGCAGATCGAGCCACTCAAGGCCATCAAGGGGATAGGCCTCAAGACCGCCCAGCGCATCCTCGTCGACCTGCGTGGCAAGCTCCCTCCCATGGACGAGCTGCCCGCAGACGAAGCTCGCCCCAGCGGCGCCTCCGCCTCCGCGAGGTCGCGCCAGCAGCCGCTCGATACCGCCACGCCCAGCGAGGCCATCAGCGCGCTCAAGATGCTGGGCTTCCCCGAAGCTGCTGCGCAGAAGGTCGTACGCCAGCTCATCGCCTCCGATCCCACGATCTCGGTCGAGGAGCTGATCAAGCAGAGTCTCAAGCTCCTCTAG